A window of Kineococcus sp. NBC_00420 genomic DNA:
CACGTCGGCCTTCGCCAGTTCGGAGCCCGCGGGCAGCACTCGGGTGACGTCGACGGGTCGCGCGTCGTAGTTCTGGACCAGGGGGGCGTTCGCGGCCAGGCGCTCCTCACGGCGGTGCCACTGCCAGCGACCCAGGAGGAGGCAGACGAACGCGATCAGGACGGCGACCGCCAGTCCACGCAGCCACCGTGGTTCCCGCAGCAGTCGCAGAACGCTCACGCCCGCAACTGTGCCACTTCGAGAACCTCGCGCAGGAAGCCCCTCGCCCCGAGGAACTCCGACAGGTGGTCACGGTGCTCGGCACAGGCCAGCCACGTCTTGCGGCGTTCGGGGGTGTGCAGGCTCGGGTTGTTCCACAGCAGGCCGAAGTCGGCGTGGTGGGTGCACCCCCGAGCGCTGCAGACGGGGTCCGAGGGTGGCTCGTGCATCGAGACCACGGTCGGGGGGGAGTAGCGCGGCGAGGCATCGCCATGAGTCGTACCGGGCTGTGCACCAGGTTCCACGTCAGCAGTCTCGCACCGAGCGACGTCCCGTCCAACCCTGTGTGAACGCCGGATGTCGCGTGTCCGGGCCGAGCGGTTCAGCGGGCGTCGTCCCGCGGGGAGCGCACGGACGTGATCGTGGCCTCGATCGCCGGCAGCTGCTCCGGGGGCCGCGGGGCCGGCGCGGTGATGTCGAAGGAGTCCGGGGCGGGCCCACGGGACTCTCGGCCGGCGTTCGCGAGCACCACGGCGATGTAGGGCAGCACGAGCGCACCACCGACGAAGACCCAGCGGATGGGGTGGTTGATGAACGCGAAGCACAGGAAGCAGACCGTGCGGATGATCATCGAGATGACGTACTTGCGGTACCGCACCCCCATGTCGTCGGTCTGGGACGTCGGGGCGGCGGTGATCTGGTAGCTCGGTTCCTGCTCCTGCACACGTTCACGCTATGCCTGCCCGACGACCCCCACCCGTCCAGTTCACAGCCGGATGCGTTATTTTCGCCCATCGTGTCGCAGCTCACTGCCCCCACCGGCGAACGAACTCCCCGCAGCGTCCTCGTGACCGGCGGGAACCGGGGGATCGGCCTCGCCGTCGCCCAGGCCTTCGCGGCCGCCGGGGACCGGGTGGCGATCACGTACCGCTCCGGGGAGCCGCCCGCAGGGTTGTTCGGGGTCCGCGCCGACGTGACCGATCCCGCCTCCCTCGACGCGGCCTTCGCCGCCGTGGAGGCCGAGCAGGGCGCCGTCGAGGTCCTGGTGGCCAACGCCGGCACCACCCGCGACCAGCTCCTGATGCGCATGAGCGACGAGGAGTTCGACTCCGTCCTCGACGCCAACCTCGCGGGGGCCTGGCGGGTGGCGCGCCGTGCGGTGCGCGGGATGGTGCGGGCCAAGAAGGGGCGCCTCATCTTCATGTCCAGCGTCGTGGGGCTCTACGGCTCCCCGGGCCAGACCAACTACGCGGCGTCCAAGTCCGGTCTCATCGGCCTGGCCCGCTCCATCGCCCGCGAGCTGGGCAGCCGCGGCATCACCGCCAACGTCATCGCCCCCGGGTTCATCGACACCGACATGACCCGTGCCCTGCCCGAGGCGACCGCCACCCAGTACAAGGGCAGCATCCCGGCGGGGCGCTTCGGTGACGTCGCCGAGATCGCGCAGGCCGCGTTGTTCCTCGCCGACGCCGGCTACGTCAACGGGGCCGTGCTGCCCGTCGACGGCGGCCTCGGGATGGGGCACTGAGGTGGCGGACCCGAAACCCTCCGGGGGCCGGCGCCTGGCCCTCTACGGCGTCGTGATGATCGTGGTCATCCTCGGGCTGGCCGGGCTCTCCACCTGGGCGCTCAACCGCGGCTGAGCGCCGCGTCCCCGGGACCGCTCCGTCCGGCCTGGTCGAGCAGGTCGGCCTCCTCGACGTCGTCGCGGGTGATGCCCAGCAGCGGCAGGACGGCGTCGAGGTAGGGGACGTTGAGGGCCGCGTCGGCCTGTTCGCGCACGACGGGTTTGGCGTTGAAGGCGATCCCCAGCCCGGCCGCGGCGAGCATGTCGAGGTCGTTCGCGCCGTCGCCGACGGCGACGGTGCGGTGCAGCGGGAGTCCCTCCGCGGCGGCGAAGTCGCGCAGGGCCACGGCCTTCGCCGCGCGGTCGACGACGGGTCCCGTGACCCGCCCGG
This region includes:
- a CDS encoding DUF3099 domain-containing protein, encoding MQEQEPSYQITAAPTSQTDDMGVRYRKYVISMIIRTVCFLCFAFINHPIRWVFVGGALVLPYIAVVLANAGRESRGPAPDSFDITAPAPRPPEQLPAIEATITSVRSPRDDAR
- a CDS encoding SDR family oxidoreductase, translating into MSQLTAPTGERTPRSVLVTGGNRGIGLAVAQAFAAAGDRVAITYRSGEPPAGLFGVRADVTDPASLDAAFAAVEAEQGAVEVLVANAGTTRDQLLMRMSDEEFDSVLDANLAGAWRVARRAVRGMVRAKKGRLIFMSSVVGLYGSPGQTNYAASKSGLIGLARSIARELGSRGITANVIAPGFIDTDMTRALPEATATQYKGSIPAGRFGDVAEIAQAALFLADAGYVNGAVLPVDGGLGMGH